One window of Lagenorhynchus albirostris chromosome 16, mLagAlb1.1, whole genome shotgun sequence genomic DNA carries:
- the GDF2 gene encoding growth/differentiation factor 2 — protein sequence MCRGALWVALPVLSLLACSAQGKPLEIRGRGSAGADAHRLLGGPGGERERGTFDLRMFLENMKVDFLRSLNLSGVPSQDKTRAEPPQYMIDLYNRYTTDKTSTPASNIVRSFSMEDAISIAATEDFPFQKHILLFNVSIPRHEQITRAELRLYLSCQSHVDSSHELKGNMVIYDVLDGANAWDASGGTKTFLVSQDIRDEGWENFEVSSAVKRWVRADPTKSKNKLEVTVESHRKGCDKLDISVPPSSKNLPFFVVFSNDRSNGTKETRLELREMIGHEQESVLKKLFKNGLMEAGENKDDEEEDVQSHTAVSSSSARRKRSAGANNHCQKTSLRVNFEDIGWDSWIIAPKEYDAFECKGGCFFPLADDVTPTKHAIVQTLVHLKFPMKVGKACCVPTKLSPISILYKDDMGVPTLKYHYEGMSVAECGCR from the exons ATGTGCCGCGGGGCGCTCTGGGTGGCCCTGCCTGTGCTCTCCCTGCTGGCCTGCTCCGCGCAGGGGAAGCCACTGGAGATCCGGGGGCGGGGGTCGGCTGGGGCAGATGCCCACCGCCTGCTAGGCGGGCCCGGAGGTGAGCGGGAGCGGGGCACCTTCGACCTGAGGATGTTCCTGGAGAACATGAAGGTGGATTTCCTGCGCAGCCTCAACCTGAGCGGGGTCCCTTCCCAGGATAAAACCCGAGCCGAGCCGCCGCAGTACATGATCGACCTGTACAACAGATACACCACCGACAAGACATCCACCCCCGCATCCAATATCGTGCGCAGCTTCAGCATGGAAG ATGCCATCTCTATAGCCGCCACAGAAGACTTCCCTTTCCAGAAACACATCTTGCTCTTCAACGTCTCCATTCCCAGGCATGAGCAGATCACCAGGGCCGAGCTCCGACTCTACCTCTCCTGTCAAAGTCACGTGGACTCCTCTCACGAGCTGAAAGGAAACATGGTCATTTATGATGTTCTGGATGGAGCCAATGCCTGGGATGCTTCTGGGGGAACCAAGACCTTCCTGGTGTCCCAGGATATCCGGGACGAGGGCTGGGAGAACTTTGAGGTGTCCAGTGCTGTGAAGAGGTGGGTCCGAGCAGACCCCACTAAGAGCAAAAACAAACTGGAAGTGACAGTGGAGAGTCACAGGAAGGGCTGTGACAAGCTGGATATCAGTGTCCCCCCCAGCTCCAAAAACCTGCCGTTCTTTGTCGTCTTCTCCAATGACCGCAGCAATGGCACCAAGGAGACTAGGCTGGAGCTCAGGGAGATGATCGGCCACGAGCAGGAGAGTGTGCTCAAGAAGCTGTTCAAGAACGGCCTGATGGAGGCAGGTGAGAACAAGGACGACGAGGAGGAGGATGTGCAAAGCCACACGGCTGTGAGCTCGTCTTCGGCCAGGCGGAAGAGGAGTGCCGGGGCCAACAACCACTGTCAGAAGACCTCCCTGCGGGTGAACTTCGAGGACATCGGCTGGGACAGCTGGATCATCGCGCCCAAGGAGTACGATGCCTTTGAATGTAAAGGCGGCTGCTTCTTCCCCCTCGCTGACGATGTGACCCCGACGAAACACGCCATCGTGCAGACCCTGGTGCATCTCAAGTTCCCCATGAAGGTGGGCAAGGCCTGCTGTGTGCCCACCAAACTGAGCCCCATCTCCATCCTCTACAAGGATGACATGGGGGTCCCCACCCTCAAGTACCACTATGAAGGGATGAGCGTGGCCGAGTGTGGGTGCAGGTAG